Proteins from one Podospora pseudoanserina strain CBS 124.78 chromosome 1, whole genome shotgun sequence genomic window:
- a CDS encoding hypothetical protein (EggNog:ENOG503P5Q3) has translation MDILFSAYGSGPLPKTALEEVERRTEELLKSGTFNHLEKKSKLDQLQETYPPSVPYSATSQGSLPSLQLPRFDSPPTDRSTPMLSPETKGVTLQSLSITIPRSPESHSPCPGTGEEDSGSETPTANLVSPHKQVKFLSPGNDEEAMSDQSSICQSPSWENYGQRKREKKLEAERRKKEKLLAEKEAKASKKRTTARLSKLPPSASTLNTGARTTGFISPERSMSDPSLITQHSLLHLQTVQRPEGSGKAASTDNLQPSRRHFLASSDIVNGDNAVRPKTATQTAIHNTPGDSHLELRRSISEGPLPNVAAIPSSLSLHQDGRVPRDMCPPSASRTPMLRHMSPSAHTRSNSLPQTAASQPRGRDGHKINLTSAGLADEEALANSKPEPSSRSSSSNPRHSRRSSFTQDAKAAAMKLIGRRGTSATRSDNTIDTQPSGIEADYFGNANHPLASGSSPIESHETATRIPPSTSHNTGSSGGFSMTSASQSKRSRSLKDAAKAALSIGKRPQLQTSATTHIAGPPYFSFRDRKQSKVSMSQEVGSPSVQDEPPTLTSVTSVSQPGAPGSVASNGTTSQTGSRASEGSSTSTCSTFEDGSSLVSQTITPDTSRPQSSGGDSALENILTPKDPNFQGTDYTQSARSSKSTTPRPGNPENSGLSSGGDDDWWNREAMPVDQDNDAQSFMTSRSTFDDTDEPSPNSSNNTAELPLRNRTEGLESRLGLARKLQSADASGSPTYPTPLPGSSVAPAIAIPPRSMKRNLSISDSGHTSPYTERNTETAPAHYGPVEDVATRPLKREGANRKQKRELRTREYGSNNQSAWHGNEHSAEPHPLYLSTDLPSPPLPPRSGTRKSKPVMAAEFQIPSSPYSEDFPGDDSVFGPSSHVEPSPHPSTRFTHHSAARPSSQPRTHSAPILSPAPISALRPHTPSPLTSPGAQNSGGASKPGPVSILKPPKHSEISLSAPTSPGQPPTLSALPRHMQLKPGTSSRTPSTVTESRMAPIAKMFVECCSCKFYHDMPSKIYECMAKPDAVVEDRNLGISGAITTAVKCPWCQHSMSTGCCAGYAAVVYLKEKLH, from the exons ATGGACATCTTGTTTTCTGCTTATGGCTCTGGGCCACTCCCCAAGACAGccttggaggaggttgagcgCCGGACTGAGGAATTGCTCAAGTCTGGCACGTTCAACCATCTGGAGAAAAAGTCCAAG CTGGACCAGCTACAAGAAACCTACCCTCCCTCCGTGCCATATTCTGCTACCTCCCAAGGAAGCCTCCCatctctccaactcccgcgCTTCGACTCACCGCCTACGGACCGCAGTACCCCGATGCTAAGCCCAGAGACCAAGGGTGTTACACTACAATCACTTTCTATCACTATCCCACGATCCCCCGAAAGCCACTCACCGTGCCCCGGCACTGGCGAGGAAGACAGTGGATCAGAAACACCGACGGCAAATCTTGTATCTCCGCACAAGCAGGTCAAGTTTCTGTCTCCGGGCAACGACGAGGAAGCCATGTCAGATCAGTCGTCAATCTGCCAATCTCCCAGCTGGGAGAACTATGGCCAgcggaagagggagaagaagctcgaagCCGAACGCcggaaaaaggaaaagctGCTAGCGGAGAAGGAAGCGAAGGCGTCGAAGAAACGTACCACTGCAAGACTCAGCAAACTCCCGCCGTCCGCCAGTACGCTGAACACCGGGGCACGAACAACTGGCTTTATCAGTCCAGAGCGCTCCATGTCTGATCCGTCTCTGATCACACAGCATTCACTGCTGCATCTCCAAACGGTCCAACGACCTGAGGGCAGCGGAAAGGCGGCGTCTACCGATAATCTTCAACCAAGCAGGCGTcacttcctcgcctccagcGATATTGTAAACGGAGACAATGCTGTTCGGCCCAAGACGGCCACTCAAACCGCCATACACAATACTCCCGGCGATTCGCACTTGGAACTGCGGAGATCTATCTCGGAGGGGCCTCTTCCGAATGTCGCAGCCATTCCATCGTCACTTTCACTACATCAGGATGGCCGGGTTCCAAGAGATATGTGTCCGCCTTCAGCCTCTAGAACGCCAATGCTAAGACATATGTCTCCGTCCGCCCATACGAGAAGCAACAGCCTACCTCAGACGGCGGCTTCGCAGCCCAGAGGCCGCGACGGGCATAAAATAAATCTGACATCGGCAGGGCTGGCTGATGAGGAAGCGTTGGCGAACTCCAAGCCAGAACCTTCATCAAGGAGTAGCTCAAGTAACCCTAGACATTCGCGACGCTCTTCATTCACCCAAGACGCCAAAGCGGCAGCCATGAAACTCATTGGCAGAAGAGGCACATCTGCGACACGGAGCGACAACACGATAGACACCCAACCGTCAGGCATCGAGGCCGACTACTTTGGCAATGCAAACCATCCCCTCGCCTCAGGCTCAAGTCCCATAGAATCACATGAAACTGCGACCCGCATTCCTCCCTCTACATCTCACAACACTGGAAGTTCTGGGGGCTTCTCGATGACCTCTGCTAGCCAGAGTAAAAGATCCCGAAGTCTCAAAGATGCGGCGAAGGCAGCACTGAGCATTGGAAAAAGACCTCAACTTCAAACAAGCGCAACGACACACATAGCAGGCCCGCCATATTTCTCATTTCGAGACCGTAAGCAGTCAAAGGTGTCCATGTCTCAGGAAGTGGGCAGTCCGAGTGTTCAGGATGAGCCACCCACCCTGACATCAGTA ACCTCTGTATCTCAGCCCGGGGCACCTGGTTCTGTGGCCAGTAACGGAACTACAAGTCAAACAGGAAGCCGCGCTTCCGAAGGCTCGTCGACTTCAACTTGCTCCACCTTCGAAGACGGATCCTCTCTTGTATCGCAAACAATCACCCCGGACACATCCAGGCCTCAGTCTTCTGGGGGTGATTCTGCATTGGAGAACATTTTGACTCCAAAAGATCCCAATTTCCAAGGGACCGACTACACACAGTCTGCAAGGTCGAGTAAATCGACTACGCCTCGTCCTGGGAATCCAGAAAATTCTGGATTAAGTTCaggtggcgatgatgacTGGTGGAACAGAGAGGCCATGCCAGTCGATCAAGATAATGATGCACAGTCTTTCATGACGTCTCGCTCGACTTTTGATGACACGGATGAACCTTCGCCAAACTCGTCGAACAATACAGCTGAGTTACCACTCAGGAACAGGACTGAGGGCTTGGAGTCTCGACTAGGCCTGGCAAGAAAACTACAATCGGCAGACGCATCTGGTTCACCAACCTACCCTACCCCGTTGCCGGGATCCTCTGTTGCACCTGCTATTGCGATACCGCCTCGATCCATGAAACGGAATCTTTCCATTTCTGATTCAGGTCACACATCTCCGTACACTGAGAGAAACACAGAAACTGCCCCAGCTCACTATGGTCCCGTTGAAGATGTTGCCACCAGACCTTTGAAGCGTGAGGGCGCAAATCGAAAGCAAAAAAGGGAGTTGAGGACTCGGGAGTATGGGAGCAACAACCAGTCTGCCTGGCACGGAAACGAGCACTCTGCCGAACCACATCCTTTGTATTTGTCGACAGATTTACCCagcccacctctcccccctaGATCAGGGACCCGAAAAAGCAAGCCTGTTATGGCTGCTGAGTTTCAAATACCCTCGAGCCCTTACTCAGAGGACTTCCCCGGGGACGATAGTGTTTTTGGTCCCAGCTCTCATGTGGAGCCATCACCTCACCCAAGCACCAGGTTTACACATCATAGCGCCGCcagaccatcatcacaacctCGAACACACTCTGCTCCAATTCTGTCTCCTGCGCCTATCTCAGCGCTGAGACCGCATACTCCATCGCCGCTTACTTCCCCGGGCGCACAAAATTCAGGTGGTGCTTCTAAACCTGGACCGGTATCTATCCTGAAGCCACCAAAGCACTCAGAGATATCATTGTCTGCACCGACATCGCCAGGCCAGCCTCCCACCCTGTCCGCACTGCCGAGACACATGCAACTGAAGCCCGGCACCTCCAGTCGCACGCCGAGTACCGTCACAGAGTCACGGATGGCTCCCATAGCCAAAATGTTTGTCGAGTGCTGCAGCTGCAAGTTTTACCACGACATGCCATCCAAAATCTACGAATGCATGGCGAAACCGGACGCGGTGGTCGAGGACAGAAACCTGGGGATATCGGGAGCGATTACCACCGCAGTGAAATGCCCATGGTGCCAACATAGTATGAGCACCGGTTGCTGCGCGGGTTATGCTGCTGTTGTCTACCTCAAGGAGAAGTTGCACTAG
- the MTM1 gene encoding Carrier protein, mitochondrial (COG:C; EggNog:ENOG503NTYN; BUSCO:EOG09262JAT), translating to MGMLSSEAQTPDFRQNHNRMAGHASPSVVVGTSTDPVEITTVQKMLSATSGSLITGLLVTPLDVVRVRWQAQGLSKPPPQPLTADFSKLSLSSPTPFRPSSLGVTACCREVFFANNNSEICVVGPRVHGAGATVIDCAVEHTQQRTFNSTFDGLRKIARNEGITTLWRGLSPTLVMAVPANIIYLTGYDWLRLNPASPIQRTSVRDDMAPLVAGITARMVAAAVVSPIELFRTRMQAAQGGSSSEHLAETLRGVKDMVNTHGYRSLWRGLTLTLWRDVPFSGMYWWGYETIRGKLTDARERGRSTTLEMDLDRDAQRSSKARARRRSQSRENHADTFTDSFVAGAASGAFASVATMPFDVGKTRTQVFRDSGTLAKSAVGNAAVAPEEQSMGRLLWHIFRTEGMGGLFKGCVPRTLKVAPACAVMISSYEVGKRVFRGVNERRMLKEVGGGEEPAAAA from the exons ATGGGGATGCTTTCTAGCGAGGCGCAAACTCCCGACTTCCGACAGAACCACAATAGGATGGCCGGCCATGCCTCGCCATCGGTCGTAGTTGGTACTTCAACTGATCCGGTCGAGATCACGACCGTACAGAAGATGCTCTCGGCCACATCGGGTAGCTTGATCACTGGTTTGTTAG TAACACCTCTCGATGTAGTGCGAGTACgatggcaagctcaaggcctTTCTAAGCcgccaccacaacccctAACCGCCGACTTTTCCAAGCTCTCACTCTCGAGCCCCACGCCCTTTCGACCATCCAGCCTAGGCGTGACAGCCTGCTGCCGCGAAGTCTTCTTCGCAAACAATAACTCCGAAATCTGCGTCGTCGGACCTCGGGTTCACGGAGCCGGTGCCACAGTAATCGACTGCGCCGTCGAGCACACCCAGCAACGAACCTTTAACTCCACCTTTGACGGTCTCCGCAAGATCGCTCGCAATGAAGGTATCACCACCTTATGGCGCGGTCTCTCCCCGACCCTCGTTATGGCCGTCCCTGCCAATATCATCTATCTAACCGGCTACGACTGGCTCCGTCTTAACCCCGCCTCCCCAATACAGCGCACCAGCGTCCGCGATGACATGGCCCCCTTGGTAGCAGGAATTACAGCACGCATGGTTGCGGCCGCCGTCGTTTCCCCCATCGAGCTGTTTCGCACTCGGATGCAAGCCGCGCAAGGCGGTAGTTCCTCTGAGCACCTTGCCGAAACCCTCCGCGGAGTCAAGGATATGGTCAACACCCACGGGTACCGCTCTCTCTGGCGCGGGTTGACACTCACGCTGTGGCGGGATGTCCCCTTCTCGGGTATGTACTGGTGGGGATACGAAACCATTCGCGGGAAACTCACCGATGCCCGTGAGCGCGGGAGGTCGACAACTCTGGAAATGGACCTCGATCGTGACGCGCAGAGAAGCTCCAAGGCTCGcgcgaggagaagaagccaaagcaGGGAGAACCACGCGGATACTTTCACGGATAGTTTTGTTGCCGGCGCCGCCTCGGGTGCGTTTGCATCAGTGGCGACGATGCCTTTTGATGTAGGCAAGACAAGAACACAAGTATTCAGGGACTCGGGGACATTAGCCAAGTCGGCGGTGGGCAATGCGGCAGTGGCACCAGAAGAACAATCGATGGGGAGACTGCTGTGGCACATCTTCCGGAcggaggggatgggagggttgTTTAAGGGTTGTGTACCGCGCACGCTGAAGGTGGCGCCGGCATGTGCGGTCATGATCAGCAGTTATGAGGTGGGTAAGAGGGTGTTTAGGGGGGTGAATGAGAGAAGGATGTtgaaggaggttggcggtggggaggaaccagctgctgctgcttga
- the pzh1 gene encoding serine/threonine protein phosphatase Pzh1 (COG:T; EggNog:ENOG503NUEW), producing MGNQSSKESGSSAKGAANGDRTGPEGFQSYPSFSRSDTRESSRSFRSLRSKIPGSNRTDSPRSSALIVNGDANEKADVTGGRSARSSQSRVSRADSIPSPSSPSSVDTAVPTSPVADDLPPPSPIQSASMKAGYHDVSAAQASGEVDHVSDQPPSGAGSSALPAQPAGQSILVKRDDAVNLVNNSPNESGKEDAGVTMSEIKDIDLDDFIKRLLDAAYAGKVTKGVCLKNAEITAICHRAREVFLSQPALLELDAPVKIVGDVHGQYTDLIRMFEMCGFPPNSNYLFLGDYVDRGKQSLETILLLLCYKLKYPENFFLLRGNHECANVTRVYGFYDECKRRCNVKIWKTFVDTFNTLPIAAIVAAKIFCVHGGLSPALSHMDDIRNIARPTDVPDYGLLNDLLWSDPADMESDWESNERGVSYCFGKKVIVDFLAANDFDLVCRAHMVVEDGYEFFTDRVLVTVFSAPNYCGEFDNWGAVMSVSTELLCSFELLKPLDSNALKNHIKKGRNKRNQILNSPPASVYPQSV from the exons ATGGGCAACCAATCCTCCAAGGAGTCCGGATCGTCGGCCAAGGGTGCCGCTAATGGCGACCGGACCGGCCCCGAGGGCTTCCAGTCGTATCCTTCGTTCAGCAGGTCCGACACCAGAGAGTCATCTAGGTCTTTTCGCTCCCTGCGCTCCAAGATCCCAGGGTCCAACAGGACAGACAGTCCTAGGAGCTCGGCACTCATTGTGAACGGTGATGCGAACGAAAAGGCGGATGTTACAGGTGGCAGGAGCGCAAGATCGTCCCAGTCACGCGTCTCACGTGCCGATTCTATTCCGTCCCCCAGCTCACCGTCATCGGTCGATACTGCCGTGCCGACTTCTCCCGTGGCTGATGACCttccgccgccctcgccgatACAATCCGCGTCCATGAAGGCGGGATACCACGATGTCTCGGCTGCGCAGGCCAGCGGGGAGGTGGACCACGTTTCGGACCAACCGCCCTCGGGTGCCGGCAGTTCAGCCCTTCCTGCACAACCGGCGGGCCAGTCCATCCTGGTGAAGCGCGATGACGCTGTCAATTTGGTTAACAACTCACCCAATGAGTCTGGAAAGGAAGATGCTGGAGTCACCATGAGTGAGATCAAGGATATTGACCTGGATGATTTCATCAAGCGCCTTCTCGATGCCGCCTACGCCGGCAAAGTCACAAAAGGAGTGTGTCTTAAGAATGCCGAAATCACGGCGATCTGCCATCGGGCTCGGGAAGTTTTCCTTTCCCAGCCCGCCCTTCTCGAGCTGGACGCGCCCGTCAAGATAGTAGGAGACGTGCACGGCCAGTATACCGACCTGATTCGGATGTTCGAGATGTGCGGGTTtcccccaaactccaactACCTGTTCTTGGGCGACTACGTGGATCGTGGCAAGCAGTCTCTGGAGACCATCCTGCTTTTGCTCTGCTACAAGCTCAAGTATCCCGAGaacttcttcttgctgcGTGGAAATCACGAATGCGCCAATGTCACGCGCGTATACGGGTTCTACGATGAGTGCAAACGGAGATGCAACGTGAAGATTTGGAAGACATTCGTCGACACGTTCAACACGCTTCCCATTGCGGCTATCGTCGCTGCCAAGATCTTCTGTGTCCACGGAGGACTTTCGCCGGCTCTCAGCCACATGGACGATATCAGGAACATTGCTAGGCCTACCGATGTCCCTGACTACGGCTTGCTCAACGACCTTTTGTGGTCTGATCCGGCAGACATGGAGTCAGACTGGGAGTCAAACGAACGCGGTGTCAGTTACTGCTTCGGGAAAAAGGTCATCGTTGACTTTTTGGCCGCCAATGACTTTGATCTTGTTTGTCGCGCCCACAtggttgttgaagacggCTACGAATTCTTTACGGATCGTGTTCTCGTCACAGTCTTCAGCGCTCCCAAC TACTGTGGCGAATTTGACAACTGGGGTGCCGTTATGTCGGTATCAACCGAACTTCTTTGCAGCTTTGAGCTCCTCAAACCTCTTGACTCTAATGCACTCAAGAATCATATTAAGAAGGGGCGGAACAAGCGCAACCAAATCCTTAACAGCCCG CCTGCGAGTGTGTATCCTCAGAGCGTCTGA
- a CDS encoding hypothetical protein (EggNog:ENOG503P1BV; COG:S) codes for MANFGRVVCVALPFLLTLASLISLLVAGLAGVADKSLYMFQVNTTNLSIDPLTAANLISKATGGKDVETVFNDAVNDALNTRQDTQTTNITAADLSLYDLYDVGLWGYCYTPQNGSRECTRPAFDWATNVLNTTTGDLNSMLTLTGQNVTLPKEITDAVKAFSTVSKWTQVVFIISYVALGVALFFGLFANCSRAFSCITWLLAAFAAVAVCASAALATATAVVVVGAVEGSAKIYGVRADFNTRFLAAVWIAAAFALAAALFWVFTICCCAPEKRSGHKRNRSSDEGEKLMGTGPYQRLDQPQGYQGYQQQWPAATAGNGGYGRQTGGAYEPYSHSRV; via the coding sequence ATGGCCAACTTTGGGCGCGTCGTCTGCGTCGCCCTCCCCTTTTTACtaaccctcgcctccctcataTCCCTCCTCGTTGCCGGCCTCGCGGGCGTAGCCGATAAGTCGTTGTACATGTTTCAAGTAAAcacaaccaacctctccatcgaCCCCCTCACAGCTGCCAACCTCATCTCCAAAGCCACCGGCGGCAAGGACGTCGAGACGGTCTTCAACGACGCCGTAAACGACGCCCTCAACACCCGCCAGGacacccaaaccaccaacatcaccgccgccgatcTTTCTCTCTATGACCTCTACGACGTTGGGCTTTGGGGCTACTGCTACACGCCTCAGAATGGCTCAAGAGAGTGCACCAGGCCCGCCTTTGACTGGGCCACTAACGTCCTGAACACCACCACTGGCGACCTCAACTCCATGTTGACCCTCACTGGTCAAAacgtcaccctccccaagGAAATCACCGACGCGGTCAAGGCCTTCTCTACCGTCTCCAAATGGACCCAAGTCGTCTTTATCATCTCCTACGTCGCCCTTGGCGTGGCTCTCTTCTTTGGCCTGTTTGCCAACTGTTCCAGGGCATTTAGTTGCATCACCTGGCTGCTCGCCGCTTtcgccgccgttgccgtCTGCGCCAGTGCCGCGCTTGCAACTGCCACCGCTGTCGTGGTCGTCGGAGCGGTAGAGGGCTCGGCTAAGATCTATGGTGTTCGCGCCGACTTTAACACGAGGTTCCTGGCCGCGGTGTGGATCGCTGCTGCGTTCGCTCTTGCGGCGGCGCTGTTCTGGGTGTTTACCATTTGCTGCTGTGCGCCCGAGAAGAGGAGTGGTCACAAGAGGAACAGGAGCagtgatgagggggagaagcTTATGGGTACCGGGCCGTACCAGAGGTTGGATCAGCCGCAGGGGTATCAGGGTtaccagcagcagtggcCTGCGGCTACcgctgggaatggggggtATGGAAGGCAGACGGGCGGTGCGTATGAGCCGTATTCTCATAGCAGGGTTTAA
- the PaKMT6 gene encoding H3K27me3 methyltransferase (EggNog:ENOG503NZVU; COG:K) produces the protein MVSSGRIVVDLTADSTSASEDGGSEGGDGVADETGVRTTTLNHPHNGDRLRSQLASQPYVSERPHHHARNSAPQHGKASRGPSPSSLSDATATSAPASRRRTPNGSPVAKSKSGLDGTPSKSIMRFSTRDEIRDSQSPTLKNTAQHPTPQSQTSLSLQLSEFRGHETPKSMTPQKVDDWTVDSIADILRSFVNEVSEDHAHLVHFLLDEDERNAPKPQHISSVDAFADMKPLTVDHDESAGNEIETMTLKFKQHSGEQGKAIRAHGKHIDFPVVCIASDRQSVPRYRFHHVEIRKNILAPNSMLNFVPHLRDVDPNSAEEKRYAEWLNELETLDKLSGFKALGRVQRLAKRAQNEYAAILSTYLEPWLERLAIDGCTKTTLIRYMASQPESDDAITPQQRSHLLDTYNEGAGSPRGSRAAKLFTEAFDKVFGDPKNQRPITLSDVLKLDKAVEPILDNRKTKNTPSAQRHQNRELTQKVVESLGSYSALGCLICFSHDCEHGEIDGDNQKRCLSLDEIGGVASALRAKWMAQLQDHSSKQSSLVLKSNPQPCRNSCYRTHDTGKPGYVEKPWSGNEVTVLEQVFATLGYSSSLMPQCFVAAVLNRPCWDVHRKFRELSLALPAVPEAFETVKGPKPVTWYDRRKKQLLSGWEDATVTHEHSLREIWTPCHHEGACTAANGCQCASKGRHPVLCERFCLCTAETCALKFTGCACHSLGKTCIQRQKEGKPCICVQLNRECDPVLCKGCGAKERADPENAYDEQLHSTGCQNVPMQRGATKAVVIGSSQLEGCGYGLFAAEDIAQDEFIIEYTGELISHDEGVRRENRRGDVFDEENKISYLFTLLEQEGIWVDAAIYGNLSRYINHANDTCNITPKIMYVNHEFRIKFSALRDIKAGEELFFNYGDNFPNLTKKLVESRESGGKEKGSGNGAPKRKGGAQRAAPRKTTSKSSRHLDYRGSDDELFFDELRRRQDDEDGVDYGETPNKKQRGKRGGARPGAGRKKKQAQPPEETGEYQHATEISDSQGESGALEETPSRRRISKHPYASTAFGANGAVSGPGQEPVKKISKRGGARPGAGRKPKHRPGTAKTTSSSKIGKTSPGSSTTSPSNSSEKSINNIGRHGTDSEDHPLAYRNRFSRPGPSTLSNSISTTAAGKKRKASDFEEEAQSPSGDGDHHRDFESHVQSNRNNSTGLYRQSIFQPIDSSTSSHSDQSVVNGRGGGRYNDDDNEGDEDDDDDDDSVRGSRKRQKPWRYRDEKE, from the exons ATGGTCTCGTCCGGGAGAATTGTGGTGGATTTGACGGCGGATTCGACCTCAGCTAGTGAAGATGGGGGGAGTGAAGGTGGCGATGGTGTGGCCGACGAAACTGGTGTCAGGACAACGACCTTGAACCACCCTCACAACGGCGACCGGCTGCGATCACAACTAGCTTCACAACCCTATGTGTCTGAGCggccccatcaccatgcGCGGAACTCGGCTCCGCAACATGGGAAAGCTAGTAGAGGGCCTAGTCCCTCCTCTTTATCTGATGCTACAGCCACATCCGCGCCTGCGAGTAGAAGGCGGACTCCCAATGGGTCACCAGTGGCTAAGAGCAAGTCAGGGCTGGATGGAACACCATCAAAGTCAATAATGCGATTTTCAACACGGGACGAGATTCGGGATTCACAGTCGCCAACTCTCAAAAATACGGCCCAGCACCCGACCCCGCAGTCGCAAACTTCACTTTCGCTCCAACTCTCAGAGTTCAGAGGCCACGAGACGCCGAAATCAATGACGCCACAAAAGGTCGACGATTGGACAGTAGACTCCATTGCCGACATCCTCAGGTCCTTTGTGAATGAGGTCAGCGAGGATCATGCGCATCTCGTTCATTTTCTGCTTGATGAAGACGAGAGAAATGCGCCCAAGCCTCAACACATTAGCTCTGTGGATGCGTTCGCCGATATGAAACCTCTCACGGTTGACCATGATGAATCGGCTGGGAATGAAATAGAGACTATGACTCTCAAATTCAAG CAACATAGTGGCGAGCAAGGGAAAGCCATAAGAGCACACGGGAAACATATCGATTTCCCTGTTGTGTGCATCGCCTCAGACAGGCAAAGTGTTCCACGATACAGGTTTCATCATGTTGAAATTCGCAAAAATATTCTTGCGCCAAATTCCATGCTAAACTTTGTGCCACATCTTCGTGATGTTGACCCGAACTCGGCTGAGGAAAAGAGGTACGCCGAGTGGCTCAATGAACTGGAGACTCTTGATAAGTTGTCTGGCTTCAAAGCCCTTGGTCGGGTCCAGAGGCTGGCCAAGAGAGCGCAGAATGAATACGCAGCTATCTTATCAACCTACCTGGAGCCGTGGTTGGAGAGGCTGGCCATTGACGGCTGCACCAAAACCACTCTCATCCGCTACATGGCAAGCCAGCCAGAGAGTGATGATGCCATCACCCCGCAACAGAGGAGCCACCTTCTTGACACATACAACGAAGGTGCTGGGTCACCCCGTGGTTCTAGAGCAGCCAAGCTCTTCACTGAAGCTTTTGACAAAGTCTTTGGTGACCCCAAGAACCAGAGACCCATCACCCTCAGTGATGTCTTGAAGCTAGACAAGGCCGTGGAGCCTATCTTGGACAACAGGAAGACCAAGAATACGCCGAGTGCCCAAAGGCATCAGAATAGAGAGCTGACGCAAAAGGTTGTGGAATCTCTGGGGAGCTACTCGGCGTTGGGCTGTCTGATCTGTTTCAGTCATGACTGTGAGCACGGTGAAATCGATGGAGATAATCAGAAGCGGTGCTTGTCTCTCGATGAAATCGGCGGTGTTGCATCTGCTCTGCGGGCTAAGTGGATGGCACAACTTCAAGACCACTCAAGCAAACAATCAAGCCTTGTCTTGAAATCAAATCCCCAACCTTGCCGGAATTCCTGCTATCGCACTCACGATACCGGGAAACCAGGTTATGTGGAAAAGCCATGGTCTGGAAACGAGGTCACGGTCCTTGAGCAGGTGTTTGCGACTCTGGGCTACAGCTCGTCCCTCATGCCGCAgtgttttgttgctgctgtgctgaACCGGCCCTGTTGGGATGTACATCGCAAATTCAGGGAGCTCAGCCTGGCACTTCCTGCTGTCCCCGAGGCTTTTGAGACCGTCAAGGGACCCAAGCCAGTTACGTGGTATGATCGGAGAAAGAAGCAGCTACTGAGTGGTTGGGAAGATGCAACTGTCACGCACGAGCATTCGCTACGGGAAATATGGACGCCCTGCCATCACGAGGGTGCGTGTACGGCTGCGAACGGCTGCCAATGTGCATCCAAGGGGAGACACCCCGTCCTCTGCGAGCGATTCTGCTTATGTACGGCAGAAACATGTGCCCTCAAGTTTACTGGGTGTGCCTGCCATTCGCTAGGCAAGACATGTATCCAACGCCAGAAAGAAGGGAAGCCGTGTATCTGTGTTCAACTCAACCGGGAATGCGACCCTGTCCTTTGCAAGGGATGTGGAGCGAAGGAGAGAGCTGATCCTGAGAACGCCTACGATGAACAGCTTCATTCGACGGGGTGTCAGAATGTACCCATGCAACGCGGCGCCACCAAGGCGGTCGTGATAGGTTCCTCCCAGCTGGAGGGCTGTGGATATGGTCTCTTTGCTGCGGAGGATATAGCGCAGGACGAGTTTATCATTGAGTACACTGGCGAACTTATTAGCCACGACGAGGGCGTTCGCCGCGAGAATCGCCGCGGTGACGTGTTTGACGAGGAAAACAAGATTTCATATCTTTTCACGCTTCTTGAGCAGGAGGGCATATGGGTGGACGCGGCCATTTATGGGAACCTCAGCCGGTACATCAACCATGCCAACGACACCTGCAACATCACCCCAAAAATCATGTATGTCAACCATGAGTTCCGCATCAAGTTCTCGGCACTTCGTGACATCAAGGCCGGGGAGGAGTTATTCTTTAACTACGGTGACAACTTCCCTAACTTGACCAAGAAGCTCGTAGAGTCACGAGAGAGCggtgggaaggaaaagggcaGCGGGAATGGCGCGCCGAAGCGCAAAGGAGGCGCTCAACGTGCTGCTCCCCGCAAAACCACTTCCAAGTCGAGCCGGCATTTGGACTATCGAGGCAGTGACGATGAGTTGTTCTTTGACGAGTTACGCCGCCggcaagatgatgaagatggcgtgGACTATGGGGAGACCCCTAACAAGAAGCAACGTGGTAAACGAGGCGGAGCAAGGCCTGGTGCTGGTCGTAAGAAAAAACAAGCACAGCCGCCTGAGGAAACCGGCGAATACCAACACGCCACCGAGATTAGTGATAGTCAAGGCGAGAGCGGGGCCCTAGAAGAAACTCCTTCACGACGGCGCATCTCCAAACACCCATATGCCAGCACGGCATTTGGCGCCAATGGCGCAGTTAGCGGCCCTGGTCAGGAACCCGTGAAGAAAATCTCTAAGAGAGGGGGCGCACGACCTGGCGCAGGGCGCAAACCAAAGCATCGACCTGGCACCGCTAAGactaccagcagcagcaagattGGAAAGACGAGTCCCGGCAGCAGCACTACTAGTCCTAGCAACAGCAGCGAGAaatccatcaacaacatcggAAGGCATGGCACCGACTCCGAAGATCACCCACTCGCCTACCGCAACCGGTTCTCTCGCCCCGGGCCCTCAACGCTCTCGAACTCCATCTCTACCACAGCGGCGGGTAAGAAGCGCAAGGCCTCCGacttcgaggaggaggctcagAGCCCGTCAGGTGACGGTGACCACCACCGCGATTTTGAGTCACATGTTCAGTCCAACAGAAACAACAGTACGGGGCTGTATAGACAGAGCATCTTTCAACCGATCGACTCTtctacctcctcccactctgACCAGTCGGTGGTGaatgggagaggtggggggagatacaacgatgacgacaacgaaggggacgaggacgatgatgacgacgacgacagcgtCCGTGGGTCGAGAAAGAGGCAAAAGCCCTGGAGATAcagggatgagaaggagtag